A DNA window from Luteolibacter luteus contains the following coding sequences:
- a CDS encoding SAM-dependent methyltransferase: MHLALHDAERGYYARRIRGVGRGGDFTTTPMLTPALGKAVAAWATSAMRASGCRHLIELGPGEGKLAQAVIRNLPWWTRVRSQLHLVESSTPLREKQRELLSNGVQWHENVEAALDVCGGKACLYSNEFADAFAVRRFRREEQGWSELYVVPEERWLPCDVLPDSSALDSRHSTGQQVEVADAYREWIGAMIPHWKAGRMLTIDYGSEIGSLYYRRPRGSVRAYLLQQRLEGPAIYGNPGRQDLTADVNFTDLQRWPGTRMETVKLCSQSEFLKPWADPANPADAHALDPHGAGGAFMVLDQRIT; encoded by the coding sequence ATGCATCTGGCCCTGCACGATGCGGAACGCGGCTACTATGCGCGCCGTATCCGCGGTGTGGGCCGTGGCGGGGACTTTACCACCACTCCCATGCTGACGCCCGCGCTGGGCAAGGCGGTGGCGGCGTGGGCGACGAGCGCCATGAGGGCAAGTGGATGCCGTCACTTGATCGAGCTCGGCCCGGGCGAAGGAAAGCTCGCGCAGGCAGTGATCCGAAATCTTCCGTGGTGGACCCGGGTTCGCTCCCAGCTTCACCTGGTGGAAAGCTCCACCCCGCTCCGCGAAAAGCAACGCGAACTTCTGAGCAATGGAGTCCAATGGCATGAGAACGTGGAAGCTGCTTTGGATGTTTGCGGCGGAAAGGCCTGCCTTTATTCCAATGAATTCGCCGATGCCTTCGCGGTGCGCCGTTTTCGCCGCGAGGAGCAGGGCTGGAGTGAGCTCTACGTTGTGCCTGAGGAACGGTGGTTGCCCTGCGATGTCCTGCCCGACTCCTCGGCTCTCGATTCCCGGCATTCCACGGGGCAGCAGGTCGAGGTCGCGGACGCCTATCGCGAATGGATCGGGGCGATGATACCGCATTGGAAGGCGGGCCGCATGCTGACGATCGATTACGGATCGGAGATCGGCAGCCTGTATTATCGACGGCCACGTGGCAGCGTCCGGGCCTACCTGCTGCAGCAGCGCCTGGAGGGACCTGCCATCTACGGAAACCCCGGTCGCCAGGATCTCACGGCAGATGTGAATTTCACCGATCTCCAACGTTGGCCGGGCACCCGCATGGAGACGGTGAAGCTCTGTAGCCAAAGCGAATTCCTGAAGCCGTGGGCGGATCCTGCGAATCCTGCGGATGCCCATGCCCTCGACCCACACGGCGCGGGCGGAGCCTTCATGGTGCTGGACCAAAGGATCACCTGA
- a CDS encoding class I SAM-dependent rRNA methyltransferase: MPGLIIAPRARIFHGHEWVYATEVKKSFGDPQPGDVITLKDFQDRSLGSAIYNPASQIVARRFSRRRQDLDAEFFLRRIQQAIELRQRLGIDVTLARLVWSESDGMPGLIVDRYGPHLVVQTLTLAMRQRLDLIVAALKELVSPETIILRNDSPVLKAEGIEQEITMVHGSNPGAFQVRANDLLFEIDLLDGQKTGLYLDQLQSHAEVAALAKGKRVLDCFTNQGGFALACAKAGAAKVTAVDISETACAAARRNAELNGLEIEVIVHNVFDFLKHAKPEYDLIILDPPSFTRNKKTLMDAMRGYKEIHLRSLKLLEKGGIISSFCCSHHASRDLFHANLVDASVDAKKSLRLLANHGQRLDHPVLLAIPETEYLKGFTAEVMAGR; the protein is encoded by the coding sequence ATGCCCGGTCTTATTATTGCACCCCGCGCCCGCATCTTTCACGGCCACGAATGGGTCTACGCCACGGAGGTGAAAAAGTCCTTCGGAGATCCCCAGCCGGGCGATGTGATCACCCTGAAGGACTTCCAGGACCGTTCCTTGGGGAGCGCGATTTATAATCCGGCCTCCCAGATCGTGGCGCGGAGGTTCTCCCGCCGCCGGCAGGATTTGGACGCGGAATTTTTCCTCCGCCGTATCCAGCAGGCTATCGAGCTTCGCCAGCGCCTCGGCATTGATGTCACCCTTGCCCGGCTGGTCTGGAGCGAGTCCGACGGCATGCCTGGCCTGATCGTGGACCGCTACGGTCCGCACCTGGTGGTGCAAACCCTGACCCTCGCCATGCGCCAGCGGCTGGATCTGATCGTAGCCGCGCTGAAGGAACTCGTTTCCCCGGAAACCATCATTTTGCGGAATGACTCCCCCGTGCTGAAAGCCGAGGGCATCGAGCAGGAGATCACGATGGTGCACGGCTCGAACCCAGGTGCTTTCCAAGTGCGGGCAAACGACCTGCTTTTCGAAATCGATCTTCTCGACGGCCAAAAGACCGGCCTCTACCTCGACCAACTCCAGTCCCACGCCGAAGTCGCCGCGCTCGCGAAAGGAAAACGTGTGCTCGATTGCTTTACCAACCAAGGCGGTTTCGCCCTTGCCTGCGCCAAGGCCGGCGCGGCGAAGGTCACTGCCGTGGACATCTCCGAGACCGCCTGTGCTGCCGCCCGTCGCAATGCCGAGCTGAACGGCCTCGAGATCGAGGTTATCGTCCACAATGTCTTCGATTTCCTGAAGCACGCGAAGCCCGAGTATGACCTCATCATCCTCGACCCCCCAAGCTTCACCCGGAACAAGAAGACGCTCATGGACGCCATGCGCGGCTACAAGGAGATCCATCTGCGCTCCCTGAAGCTGCTGGAAAAAGGCGGCATCATCTCGAGCTTCTGCTGCTCTCACCATGCCAGCCGCGACCTTTTCCACGCTAACCTCGTGGATGCTTCGGTGGACGCGAAAAAGTCGCTTCGCCTGCTCGCCAATCACGGCCAGCGCCTCGATCACCCGGTACTGCTAGCGATTCCCGAAACCGAGTATCTCAAGGGCTTCACCGCAGAGGTGATGGCGGGACGATGA